In Emys orbicularis isolate rEmyOrb1 chromosome 12, rEmyOrb1.hap1, whole genome shotgun sequence, one genomic interval encodes:
- the CCN5 gene encoding CCN family member 5, giving the protein MRSQLEKQLLFFSLLCILSKVYTQLCRTPCYCPWIPPRCPPGVPLVLDGCGCCRICARRLGEPCNHLNVCDRSQGLICDYSDDHLGRGGTCNFEEEDDSCEVNGKVYRDGEVFQPSCKIQCRCSDGGFTCVPLCSEDVRLPTPDCPHPRRVEVPGKCCQEWICERRDSHFLQDAKPVLRPPGTASASFSYLCEEWSTEWSACSATCGMGISTRVSNQNRYCRLETHQRLCMLRPCQALPGTSNTRARRGRL; this is encoded by the exons ATGAGAAGCCAACTGGAAAAGCAGCTGCTCttcttctctcttctctgcaTCCTTTCCAAG GTCTATACTCAGCTCTGCCGGACACCATGCTACTGCCCCTGGATCCCACCCCGCTGCCCTCCCGGCGTCCCTCTGGTTCTGGACGGCTGCGGCTGCTGCAGGATATGCGCGCGACGCCTGGGAGAGCCCTGCAATCACCTCAATGTGTGTGATCGGAGCCAGGGCCTCATCTGTGATTACAGTGATGAccacctggggagaggaggaacctGCAACT TTGAGGAGGAAGACGACAGCTGCGAGGTGAATGGAAAGGTCTATCGAGACGGTGAGGTGTTCCAGCCCAGCTGTAAGATCCAGTGCCGCTGCTCAGATGGAGGCTTCACCTGTGTACCCCTCTGCAGCGAGGATGTCCGCCTGCCCACTCCGGACTGTCCCCATCCGAGGCGTGTGGAGGTCCCAGGGAAGTGCTGTCAGGAATGGATCTGTGAGAGGCGAGACAGTCACTTCCTTCAGGATGCCAAGCCAG TGCTTAGGCCACCTGGGACGGCATCAGCAAGTTTTTCCTACCTCTGTGAAGAATGGAGCACAGAGTGGAGTGCCTGCTCTGCAACCTGTGGCATGGGGATTTCGACACGGGTGTCAAACCAGAATCGGTACTGCAGGCTCGAAACTCACCAACGTTTGTGCATGCTCAGACCCTGCCAGGCTCTCCCAGGAACATCTAATACA AGGGCAAGAAGAGGTCGTTTGTAG